Below is a window of Gilliamella sp. ESL0405 DNA.
CGGCAAAATATCTCATGGCATTAAACTCGGTTTAGAAACTGGCTTTGATTCCGGCAGTACCCTTGATTATGTCTATCGGAATGAACCTGCGGGAAATTCTAAATTAGGGCAATTTTTTGATTATCTCTATTTACAATCTATTGGTTGGCGTGGCATTAGACAACGTAAGCTCAATCTTGAAGAGCTATTAAAAGAGGCGATTAGTCGTTTACAGCAACAAAATGACAAGGTCAATATTGTCGATATTGCAGCCGGCCATGGACGCTATATTTTAGATACCATTACTCAAATCGCTCACAAACCCGATTACGTGCTATTGAGGGATTATAGCGATATTAATGTCCGTGACGGGCAAAAATTAATTGAACAAAAAGGCTTAAGTGATATCGTTCGTTTTGAAAAGGGTGATGCGTTTGATCGACAACAATTAGCGCAATTATCACCAAAACCTAATCTTGCCATTGTCTCAGGGCTTTACGAGCTGTTTGGCGATAATCAATTAATCCATAACTCGTTAGCCGGATTAGCCGATGCGATACCGGTTGGCGGTTATTTGATTTATACCAACCAGCCTTGGCATCCTCAGTTAACCTTTATTGCCAGAGCATTAACTTCTCATCGAGACGGTCAACCCTGGATAATGCGTAGACGAACACAACTTGAAATGGATCAGCTTGTCGCTCAAGCCGGCTTCAAAAAAATTACCATGCGCATTGATCAGTGGGGCATCTTTACCGTTTCATTAGCACAGCGCATTCACTAATCGATGATGAAAACATCAGCAACCGCACCTTCAACTCATTTAAGCATTTATAAATGCTTATGGTTAGTTGGATTGTGCCTGTTTTTCTTTAGCAGTTATAATTTAACCAACTCATTTACCGCTAGCCGTGCTAATGTCACAAGCATTGTTTTTGGCTGGGAAAGCTTAATTCCGCTTTGGTCTTGGACTATTGTGCCCTATTGGTCAATCGATTTGATGTATGGTCTGGCAATCTTATTAGCCACCAGTAAGCAATCGGTTAAAACACTTTGTTTACGACTACTGACCGCTCAAATAATTTGTATCGGCTGTTTTTTGCTTTTCCCGCTTAAATTCAGCTATGAACGTCCGGCTTTAGACGGCTTTTTGGGATGGCTGTTTGAGGTATTAATGGGCTTTGATAAGCCATTTAATCAAGCCCCGTCACTGCATATCACCTTACTGGTTATTTTGTGGCAATTTTATGCCGGCTATTTTAAATCTGTGGCAACAAAGTATCTGCTTAATATTTGGTGTTTACTGATTGCGCTTTCCGTATTAACCACATGGCAACACCACTTTTTTGATATACCGACCGGATTATGGGTTGGTTGCTTATGTATCTGGTTATGGCCGGATAATGGGCAATCACTATTCAAAAATGCATCACGCTTGAAAAACGGCAAATGGGTGACGCTCTATAGTGTTTTTGCGCTTATAACCTATGGTTTGGCTGTTTACTTTAAGCATGAGGCACTTTGGTTATTATGGTTAGCCGGCGCACTGCTATTAGTTGCCATTAATTATTTGCTATTAGGTGCTAAAGGTTTTCAAAAACAGCCTAACGGACGGTTTAAGTTGGCTATCGCCATACTTTATTTACCTTATTGGGTTGTTATGTGGCTCAATTCCCGTTTATGGACCATTAACCATGCATCCCCCGATATGATCGAAGATAAGCTTTATCTTGGTCGCATAGCGGAAACTAAAACGCTCAAAGCCTATCAGTTTGTTTCGGTGCTGGACTTATGCGCTGAATTACCCATAGCGCCTTTTAAGGGCAATTATACTTTAATACCGGTCTTAGATATGACCCCGCTAACCGCGGCGCAGTGCCAGCAGAGCGCAGAAGTGATTAATCAGTATTATCAAAAGGGCAAATTACTGGTGTGTTGTGCATTAGGTTATTCCCGTAGCGCTACGGCGGTTATTGCTTGGTTATTATGGACGCATCGAGCGCAAAATCTTGATGACGCCATTGCCAAAGTAAAAGCTTGTCGTAGCAGTATTGTGATCTCTAAAGCGCAACGTGTAATTTTAACTGAGTGGTTTTTACAATTAAAAAAGGGGTAAAGATTAGATGACTCAAACCGATAATATAACGAAAACGAGGTTAGTGACATTCAGTAGCTTTTTACTTATCAGCCAGCGATTAGATATTTTGTCGTTATCATTGAGCTTAATGGCACTGTTTTTCTGGCTACTGGCAAGTTGGTCAATCGGCAATCTATATGTAATCATATTGTGTTTGATCACTTTTTTTATCGGATTAATCAGTAAATATTATGCGCTACGTATCGCCTTTGATAGAAAGTTATTTGAATATCTTGCCAGCCAAAGCGACCGTCTGCCCGAAGCAATCACGGAATTAGACGATGCTTTAGGGCAATTAAATCTGATTAAAGCGAATCAACAAAACGAGCGATCAATCCATGAACGTGAAAACGGCACAATGAAGTTATTCAAAAAACAGATCGCTTGTATTATTTTACAACTTGGATTACTAATAGCTCTGGCGTTAGGTGTGTTATTTTTTTAATTAAGCACACCCTGCATTAATGCTTAATGCTACATTGAGCAATAACAGACAATCAGGAGAAAGACATGACA
It encodes the following:
- a CDS encoding phosphatase PAP2/dual specificity phosphatase family protein; the encoded protein is MMKTSATAPSTHLSIYKCLWLVGLCLFFFSSYNLTNSFTASRANVTSIVFGWESLIPLWSWTIVPYWSIDLMYGLAILLATSKQSVKTLCLRLLTAQIICIGCFLLFPLKFSYERPALDGFLGWLFEVLMGFDKPFNQAPSLHITLLVILWQFYAGYFKSVATKYLLNIWCLLIALSVLTTWQHHFFDIPTGLWVGCLCIWLWPDNGQSLFKNASRLKNGKWVTLYSVFALITYGLAVYFKHEALWLLWLAGALLLVAINYLLLGAKGFQKQPNGRFKLAIAILYLPYWVVMWLNSRLWTINHASPDMIEDKLYLGRIAETKTLKAYQFVSVLDLCAELPIAPFKGNYTLIPVLDMTPLTAAQCQQSAEVINQYYQKGKLLVCCALGYSRSATAVIAWLLWTHRAQNLDDAIAKVKACRSSIVISKAQRVILTEWFLQLKKG